From Neobacillus sp. PS2-9, the proteins below share one genomic window:
- a CDS encoding carboxymuconolactone decarboxylase family protein: MEQAGVNNSIQTHLNNYKQGIGTYTQMMPDLIGAYNEFTGACFKEGEISQKNKHLIALGISVYSQDEYCIIYHTKGCIDQGCTEKEIFETIGVAAALGGGAAMSQGVTLVQECMNQLSNMKH; the protein is encoded by the coding sequence ATGGAACAAGCAGGAGTAAACAATTCTATCCAAACACACTTGAATAATTATAAACAAGGAATTGGAACCTACACGCAGATGATGCCAGATTTAATTGGTGCCTACAATGAATTTACGGGTGCGTGTTTTAAAGAAGGAGAAATTTCTCAAAAAAACAAACACTTAATTGCGCTTGGAATAAGTGTCTATTCGCAGGATGAATATTGCATAATTTATCATACAAAAGGATGCATTGATCAAGGCTGTACTGAGAAAGAAATTTTTGAAACAATTGGAGTGGCCGCAGCACTTGGAGGCGGGGCGGCCATGAGTCAAGGAGTCACACTTGTTCAGGAGTGTATGAACCAACTCTCAAATATGAAGCATTAA